In Ovis aries strain OAR_USU_Benz2616 breed Rambouillet chromosome 17, ARS-UI_Ramb_v3.0, whole genome shotgun sequence, the following proteins share a genomic window:
- the RBM46 gene encoding probable RNA-binding protein 46 isoform X2 yields MSEETVDGTNGCSKVRTGTQNEAALLALMEKTGYNMVQENGQRKFGGPPPGWEGPPPPRGCEVFVGKIPRDMYEDELVPVFERAGKIYEFRLMMEFSGENRGYAFVMYTTKEEAQLAIRILNNYEIRPGKFIGVCVSLDNCRLFIGAIPKEKRKEEILDEMKKVTEGVVDVIVYPSATDKTKNRGFAFVEYESHRAAAMARRKLIPGTFQLWGHTIQVDWADPEKEVDEETMQRVKVLYVRNLMISTTEETIKAEFNKFKPGTVERVKKLRDYAFVHFFNREDAVAAMSVMNGKCIDGASIEVTLAKPVNKENTWRQHLNGQISPNSENLIVFANKEESHPKILGKPPTLPARLNGQHSPSPPEIERCTYPFFPGTKLTPISMYSLKSNHFNSAVMHLDYYCNKNNWAPPEYYLYSTTSQDGKVLLVYKIVIPAIANGSQSYFMPDKLCTTLEDAKELAAQFTLLHLDREHSLFSLDLCRRIWRK; encoded by the exons ATGAGTGAAGAAACTGTAGATGGGACAAACGGGTGCAGCAAAGTGCGGACTGGTACTCAGAATGAAGCGGCGCTGCTTGCTTTGATGGAAAAGACTGGATACAACATGGTTCAAGAAAACGGGCAAAGAAAGTTTGGTGGTCCACCTCCag GCTGGGAAGGTCCACCTCCGCCTCGAGGCTGTGAAGTTTTTGTAGGAAAAATACCTCGTGATATGTATGAAGATGAGTTAGTTCCTGTATTTGAAAGAGCTGGGAAAATATATGAATTTCGACTTATGATGGAATTTAGTGGTGAAAATCGAGGTTATGCTTTTGTGATGTATACCACAAAAGAGGAAGCCCAGTTAGCCATTAGAATTCTTAATAATTATGAAATTAGACCAGGGAAATTTATCGGTGTGTGTGTAAGCTTGGATAACTGCAGATTATTTATTGGAGCTATTccgaaagaaaagaggaaagaagaaatctTGGATGAAATGAAGAAAGTCACAGAAGGAGTTGTAGACGTCATTGTGTACCCAAGTGCGACGGATAAGACCAAGAACCGTGGCTTTGCATTTGTGGAATATGAATCTCACAGAGCTGCTGCTATGGCTAGGAGGAAACTGATTCCAG gaACCTTCCAACTGTGGGGCCATACCATTCAGGTGGATTGGGCTGACCCAGAGAAAGAGGTTGATGAGGAAACCATGCAGAGAGTTAAAGTTCTCTATGTACGAAATTTAATGATCTCAACTACTGAGGAAACAATTAAAGCAGAATTCAATAAATTCAAACCTGGTACAGTTGAGCGAGTAAAGAAACTTAGAGATTATGCTTTTGTTCACTTTTTCAACCGAGAAGATGCAGTGGCTGCCATGTCAGTAATGAATGGAAAATGCATTGATGGAGCAAGTATTGAGGTAACACTGGCAAAACCCgtaaataaagaaaacacttgGAGACAGCATCTTAATGGTCAGATTAGCCCCAATTCTGAAAACCTGATTGTGTTTGCTAACAAAGAAGAGAGTCACCCCAAAATTCTAGGCAAGCCGCCAACTCTTCCAGCTCGTCTCAATGGCCAGCATAGCCCAAGCCCccctgaaattgaaagatgcACTTACCCGTTTTTTCCTGGAACAAAGCTTACTCCAATTAGTATGTATTCTTTAAAATCCAATCATTTCAATTCTGCAGTAATGCATTTGGATTATtactgcaacaaaaataattggGCACCAccagaatattatttatattcaaCAACAAGTCAAGATGGGAAAGTACTCTTGGTATATAAAATTGTTATTCCTGCTATTGCAAATGGATCCCAGAGTTACTTCATGCCAGACAAACTCTGTACTACGTTAGAAGATGCAAAGGAACTGGCAGCCCAGTTTACATTACTTCATTTGG